The Flexivirga oryzae genome has a segment encoding these proteins:
- a CDS encoding metal ABC transporter solute-binding protein, Zn/Mn family has protein sequence MRLRWLAVAAAPTLLLAGCGSSSGGAAKSDGRVPVVASTNVYGDIVRQIGGSHVDVTSILSDPNVDPHGYESSVKNAAAVSDAKLVVENGVGYDDFMSKLTGMADAHGQTVITVATVLGVKGADANPHLWYDVPRMPKVAQAIAAALAKLDPTHAAAYTKNATAFTQALRPVEKVLHTIKGRYDGAKIAYTERVAGYLLTDAGLRLGIPASFPQAVEEGDDPSPADTVAFDQALQHHTVRALVYNSQVTDKQTDQLKKQAMDAGVPLVPVTETMPPRSASYQAWQLGQAKNLLAALEKTS, from the coding sequence GTGAGATTGCGCTGGCTCGCCGTCGCGGCCGCACCGACCCTGCTCCTGGCCGGCTGCGGGTCGAGCTCGGGCGGGGCAGCGAAGTCCGACGGCCGGGTCCCCGTGGTGGCGAGCACCAACGTCTACGGCGACATCGTCCGGCAGATCGGCGGCTCGCACGTCGACGTGACCTCGATCCTGAGCGATCCCAACGTCGACCCACACGGTTACGAGTCCAGTGTGAAGAACGCCGCCGCCGTCTCGGACGCGAAGCTCGTGGTCGAGAACGGCGTCGGCTACGACGACTTCATGTCGAAGCTGACCGGTATGGCCGACGCGCACGGCCAGACGGTGATCACCGTCGCCACCGTGCTGGGTGTGAAAGGCGCGGACGCGAACCCGCATCTCTGGTACGACGTGCCGAGGATGCCGAAGGTCGCACAGGCGATCGCTGCCGCGCTGGCGAAGCTCGATCCGACGCACGCCGCGGCGTACACGAAGAACGCCACGGCCTTCACCCAGGCGCTGCGCCCGGTCGAGAAGGTCCTGCACACCATCAAGGGCAGGTACGACGGCGCGAAGATCGCCTACACCGAACGCGTCGCCGGTTACCTGCTGACCGACGCCGGACTCCGGCTCGGCATACCGGCGAGCTTCCCGCAGGCGGTCGAGGAGGGCGACGACCCGAGCCCGGCCGATACTGTTGCCTTCGACCAGGCTCTGCAGCACCACACGGTGCGGGCGCTGGTCTACAACAGTCAGGTGACCGACAAGCAGACGGACCAGTTGAAGAAGCAGGCGATGGACGCGGGGGTTCCGTTGGTGCCGGTCACGGAGACCATGCCGCCCCGGAGCGCGAGCTACCAGGCGTGGCAGCTCGGACAGGCCAAGAACCTCCTCGCAGCGTTGGAGAAGACGTCATGA
- a CDS encoding alpha/beta fold hydrolase → MSVAPDTGEITQHSFASFDGVQLVWRELGEGRPLLLIHGFVSNALTNWIRYGHAKTVAAKGFRVIMPDLRGHGDSGRPHDAAAYPPDVLAMDGAALVEHLGLDDYDLGGYSLGAHTSVRMWLRGARPRRLIAAGMGLDGIENLHTRDEVYEEAFDLDREVDKRSAAGKARIFMRQTGSDPVALRGIWRSSVRTDPAELASLTAPFLALCGAEDADHRPGSERLVELVGHGTFAEIPGNHMSAVANPALGRAIADWLAAPAD, encoded by the coding sequence ATGAGCGTCGCGCCCGACACGGGTGAGATCACCCAGCACAGCTTCGCGTCCTTCGACGGCGTCCAGCTCGTATGGCGCGAGCTCGGCGAAGGCCGCCCGCTCCTGCTGATCCACGGCTTCGTGTCCAACGCACTGACCAACTGGATCCGCTACGGACACGCGAAAACCGTTGCTGCCAAGGGGTTCCGGGTGATCATGCCCGACCTGCGCGGCCACGGTGACAGCGGCCGGCCGCACGACGCAGCGGCATACCCGCCCGACGTGCTGGCCATGGACGGCGCGGCACTCGTCGAGCACCTCGGGCTGGACGACTACGACCTCGGCGGCTACTCGCTCGGCGCGCACACCAGCGTCCGCATGTGGTTGCGGGGCGCGCGCCCACGGCGGCTGATCGCTGCGGGGATGGGCCTCGACGGGATCGAGAACCTCCACACCCGCGACGAGGTCTACGAGGAGGCGTTCGACCTCGACCGGGAGGTCGACAAGCGTTCCGCGGCCGGCAAGGCACGCATCTTCATGCGCCAGACCGGCTCCGATCCCGTTGCGCTGCGCGGGATCTGGCGATCCAGCGTGCGCACCGACCCGGCTGAGCTCGCCTCTCTCACCGCACCGTTCCTGGCGCTGTGCGGCGCGGAGGACGCCGACCACCGGCCCGGCTCCGAGCGACTGGTCGAGTTGGTGGGGCACGGGACGTTCGCCGAGATCCCCGGCAATCACATGAGCGCCGTGGCCAACCCCGCGCTGGGCCGTGCGATCGCCGATTGGTTGGCCGCTCCGGCGGACTGA
- a CDS encoding aminopeptidase C: MALPSTPLTEQDVELLRKEFDARPVNRLLQNAVTTSPITKVALDRSIVTTTDRSMSHRLDKWTATSQEKSGRCWMFAGLNLLRAGVMDNLGVKDFELSQNYPFFWDKLERCNYFLESMVQLADRPADDRTLAWLLQDVMGDGGQWNMFAAIVGKYGVVPKSVMPETESSSNSAAMNKNLRSLLRQAARDIRAAKDDAEVQETRARVMAAAYRILAIHLGTPPAKFDWQWTDDTGEFHRDGGMTPAEFRDRYVTIDVDDYVCLVDDPRPSSPRGRTFTVDRLGNVVDGAPVRYLNVPAETLRTLAAEAITSGEPVWFGCDVGQMMERDLGIWDAALYDFDGVYDTTFALDKAERLQLHETLMTHAMLLTGVDLDGGTPRKWRVENSWGDDKADKGFYTMNDSWFGEYVFEIAAPRDRLPADLQAALEAEPIVLPAWDPMGSLA; this comes from the coding sequence ATGGCCCTTCCCTCCACCCCGTTGACCGAGCAGGATGTCGAGCTCCTCCGCAAGGAGTTCGACGCCCGCCCGGTCAATCGGCTGTTACAGAACGCCGTCACGACCAGCCCGATCACCAAGGTCGCTCTCGACCGGTCGATCGTGACGACCACCGATCGCTCGATGTCGCACCGACTCGACAAATGGACCGCGACCAGCCAGGAGAAGAGCGGCCGGTGCTGGATGTTCGCCGGGCTCAACCTGCTGCGGGCAGGGGTGATGGACAACCTCGGGGTCAAGGACTTCGAGCTGTCCCAGAACTACCCGTTCTTCTGGGACAAGCTGGAGCGCTGCAACTACTTCCTGGAGTCGATGGTGCAGTTGGCCGACCGGCCGGCGGACGATCGCACGCTCGCCTGGCTGCTGCAGGACGTGATGGGCGACGGGGGACAGTGGAACATGTTCGCCGCGATCGTCGGCAAGTACGGCGTCGTACCCAAGTCGGTGATGCCGGAGACCGAGTCCTCGTCCAACTCCGCCGCGATGAACAAGAACCTGCGCAGCCTGCTCCGGCAGGCGGCCCGCGACATCCGGGCGGCGAAGGACGACGCCGAGGTCCAGGAGACCCGCGCCCGGGTGATGGCGGCCGCCTACCGGATCCTCGCGATCCATCTCGGCACACCTCCGGCGAAATTCGACTGGCAGTGGACCGATGACACCGGAGAGTTCCACCGCGACGGCGGCATGACGCCGGCGGAGTTCCGCGACCGCTACGTGACGATCGACGTCGACGACTACGTGTGTCTCGTCGACGACCCGCGCCCGAGCAGCCCCCGCGGTCGCACCTTCACCGTCGACCGGCTCGGCAACGTCGTCGACGGGGCACCCGTGCGCTACCTCAACGTGCCCGCCGAAACACTCAGAACGCTCGCCGCCGAAGCGATCACCTCCGGAGAACCCGTCTGGTTCGGCTGCGACGTCGGGCAGATGATGGAGCGCGACCTCGGCATCTGGGACGCCGCGCTGTACGACTTCGACGGCGTCTACGACACGACCTTCGCGCTGGACAAGGCCGAGCGGCTGCAACTGCACGAGACCCTGATGACCCACGCGATGCTGCTGACCGGTGTCGACCTGGACGGTGGGACCCCGCGCAAGTGGCGCGTCGAGAACTCCTGGGGCGACGACAAGGCCGACAAGGGCTTCTACACGATGAACGACTCCTGGTTCGGCGAATACGTCTTCGAGATCGCCGCACCGCGCGACCGGCTGCCCGCAGACCTGCAGGCCGCGCTCGAGGCGGAGCCGATCGTGCTGCCCGCCTGGGATCCGATGGGCTCCCTCGCATGA
- a CDS encoding MFS transporter: MSHAEAGEKRPSMFNQPKAVYAVAFACVVSFMGIGLVDPILPAISSQLHATPSQTTLLFTSYLVVTAVAMLVTNAVSSRIGAKKTLIAGLVLIVVFAALAGSAGSINGIVGFRAGWGLGNALFIATSLAVIVSSATGGFAGAIILYETALGVGIACGPLLGGVLGEANWRYPFFGVSVLMLISLIATIFFLPATPKPKTHTSLAAPLKALRHRGLLTMGVAALFYNWAFFTMLGYAPFPMKLSAIQLGFVFFGWGILVAIFAIFGAPWLQRRFGTAPTLYVALTLFAVDLALIAIWPTNRTVLICAVIAAGIFIGINNTLTTQSVMVVSPVERPVASASYGFVRFIGGGLAPFVAGKLVEHFNLHVPFALAAVSAVVAALLLSTAHRTLANADKGLDEDGHHVEGADAPEEVAGEVGDEFGGAAGALDDYEVEEKRSSKLVG; this comes from the coding sequence GTGAGTCACGCTGAGGCCGGGGAGAAGCGGCCCTCAATGTTCAACCAGCCGAAGGCGGTGTACGCGGTTGCGTTCGCCTGTGTGGTGTCCTTCATGGGCATCGGGCTGGTCGACCCGATCCTGCCGGCGATCTCCAGCCAGCTGCACGCCACGCCCAGTCAGACGACGCTGCTGTTCACCAGCTACCTGGTCGTCACCGCGGTCGCCATGCTCGTGACCAACGCGGTGTCCAGTCGCATCGGCGCGAAGAAGACGTTGATCGCCGGCCTCGTGCTGATCGTGGTGTTCGCCGCCCTCGCCGGTTCGGCCGGTTCGATCAACGGCATCGTCGGCTTCCGGGCCGGATGGGGCCTCGGCAACGCGCTGTTCATCGCGACCTCGCTCGCCGTCATCGTGTCGTCCGCGACCGGTGGCTTCGCCGGTGCGATCATCCTCTACGAGACGGCGCTCGGCGTCGGCATCGCGTGCGGCCCGCTGCTCGGCGGCGTGCTGGGGGAGGCCAACTGGCGCTACCCGTTCTTCGGCGTCTCCGTGCTCATGCTCATCTCGCTCATCGCGACGATCTTCTTCCTCCCGGCCACGCCGAAACCCAAGACGCACACGTCGCTCGCCGCGCCGCTGAAGGCGCTGCGTCACCGGGGTCTGCTGACCATGGGCGTTGCCGCACTCTTCTACAACTGGGCGTTCTTCACCATGCTCGGTTACGCGCCGTTCCCGATGAAGCTGTCGGCCATCCAGCTGGGCTTCGTCTTCTTCGGCTGGGGCATCCTGGTCGCCATCTTCGCGATCTTCGGTGCGCCGTGGCTGCAGCGCCGGTTCGGCACGGCACCGACCCTGTATGTCGCCCTCACGCTCTTCGCCGTGGATCTCGCGCTCATCGCGATCTGGCCCACCAACCGCACGGTCCTGATCTGCGCGGTCATCGCGGCCGGGATCTTCATCGGCATCAACAACACCCTGACGACCCAGTCCGTGATGGTCGTCTCGCCGGTCGAGCGACCCGTCGCGTCCGCGTCATACGGCTTCGTCCGCTTCATCGGCGGCGGTCTGGCCCCGTTCGTGGCGGGCAAGCTGGTCGAGCACTTCAACCTGCACGTGCCGTTCGCACTCGCAGCGGTCTCCGCCGTCGTGGCCGCGCTGTTGCTGAGCACCGCGCACCGCACGCTCGCCAACGCCGACAAGGGCCTGGACGAGGACGGTCACCACGTGGAGGGCGCGGACGCACCCGAAGAGGTCGCCGGTGAGGTCGGGGACGAATTCGGCGGCGCGGCAGGCGCGTTGGACGACTACGAGGTCGAAGAGAAGCGCAGCTCGAAGCTCGTCGGCTGA
- a CDS encoding esterase-like activity of phytase family protein has translation MSRRAAAVLAVTTAACVTAAPAFADSHHGRPSARAAVQLYTESVKPLGNVGGVTIDGAGYGSSFALKPGSRDVFYGLTDRGPNVDGPDGVKVEPLPDFTPAIGEFRLRNGKATLVRTIPLRASDGTPYNGLTSLAGNTGETIVDLDGKELPASPYGYDPEGLAVMRDGSFWVSDEYGPFITHFSRDGRAIERLSPFDGSLPTELSEREPNKGMEGLTVTPDGKTLVGIMQAGLNAPDGPKSKNVSAVRIVTIDIRTRRTAEYIYLLHSDDKPSTAVSEISALNDHQFLVDERDGEMEPNANKKLYRIDLRGATDVGKFSTVRNSRYDAVGGGLLVSGHTIEGIVGKDATAAATNDLGAVGIKPVRSSLFLDVAGLVTSIDPTGGFFGHDKIEGVAVVDGGKRVVISNDSDFGIDGLSNDTAPYRLKVKTLPNGTQDTGELLSVDLAKVPARFKR, from the coding sequence ATGTCCCGTCGCGCTGCCGCAGTCCTCGCCGTCACCACCGCTGCGTGCGTCACCGCCGCACCGGCTTTCGCCGACTCCCACCACGGACGGCCCTCTGCCCGCGCCGCGGTGCAGCTCTACACCGAGTCGGTCAAGCCACTCGGCAACGTCGGCGGCGTGACGATCGACGGCGCCGGCTACGGGTCCTCCTTCGCCCTCAAGCCCGGATCGCGTGATGTCTTCTACGGGCTCACTGACCGGGGGCCGAACGTCGACGGCCCCGACGGCGTGAAGGTGGAGCCGCTCCCCGACTTCACGCCGGCCATCGGTGAGTTCCGGCTGCGCAACGGTAAGGCCACGCTGGTTCGCACGATCCCGTTGCGGGCGTCGGACGGCACGCCATACAACGGCCTGACGAGTCTGGCGGGCAACACCGGCGAGACGATCGTGGACCTGGACGGCAAGGAGTTGCCGGCGAGTCCGTACGGCTACGACCCGGAGGGGCTTGCGGTCATGCGCGACGGCTCGTTCTGGGTGTCCGATGAATACGGTCCGTTCATCACGCATTTCTCCCGCGACGGGCGCGCGATCGAGCGGCTGTCGCCCTTCGACGGTTCGCTGCCGACCGAGTTGTCCGAGCGCGAACCCAACAAGGGGATGGAGGGTCTCACCGTCACTCCCGACGGCAAGACCCTGGTCGGGATCATGCAGGCCGGTCTCAACGCGCCGGACGGCCCGAAGTCGAAGAACGTCAGCGCTGTTCGCATCGTCACGATCGACATACGGACACGTCGCACAGCCGAATACATCTACCTGCTGCACAGCGACGACAAGCCGTCGACCGCGGTCAGCGAGATCTCGGCACTGAACGATCACCAGTTCCTCGTGGACGAACGCGATGGCGAGATGGAGCCGAACGCGAACAAGAAGCTCTACCGGATCGACCTGCGTGGTGCGACGGACGTCGGGAAGTTCTCCACGGTCCGGAATTCGAGGTATGACGCGGTCGGCGGCGGGCTGCTCGTCTCGGGCCACACGATCGAGGGCATCGTCGGCAAGGATGCGACAGCGGCGGCGACGAACGACCTGGGGGCGGTCGGGATCAAGCCGGTCAGGAGCTCGCTCTTCCTCGACGTGGCGGGACTGGTCACCTCGATCGACCCGACCGGCGGCTTCTTCGGCCACGACAAGATCGAGGGTGTCGCGGTCGTCGACGGCGGCAAGCGGGTCGTCATCTCCAACGACAGCGACTTCGGGATCGACGGGCTCTCGAACGACACTGCGCCCTACCGACTCAAGGTGAAGACGCTCCCGAACGGCACGCAGGACACCGGTGAACTGCTGTCGGTCGACCTGGCCAAGGTCCCTGCCCGGTTCAAGCGCTGA